One Hevea brasiliensis isolate MT/VB/25A 57/8 chromosome 6, ASM3005281v1, whole genome shotgun sequence genomic window, CTGATTTTATCTTTCTTGGAATCAGAAAAGTTTTAACTTCAATTAATCACAAAATTTAAGGTGTCTAGAAGTGAATGTGTCGCAAATGGTTTCTCATTCTAAACATTAAAGGATAAGTGTTATGATCCCACAATGCTACGGGACAAGCTTGGTGGGAGAATAATAAGTCCCTGGGCACCCTCTCTTTGCAAGCCTATTTCAAGGATGAATTTTACCTAGGTGGCCTATTCCTCATGTGGTTTAACCTTAGCGGCTTGTGGTGTTCAACAGTTCATATCAAGGTGGCCTATTCCTCTTGTGGTTCAACTATAGCAACTGTGATGCTCAACGGTTCAtatcaattagtatcagagccagtCCCATCTCATGAGACTCAACACTCGGAGTGGTGGTTCTCTCACACCATCggagttttaatatactgttcCCATAGAAGCACTACGAAGTCCTAAAAGCCACAAGAATGGTTTTGTATGTGTATTTAGTTTTGGTTATGTCCATTGTGATATCAAGCCCTATAACATCTTGCTTGTACTTGGTAGTAGTGGAGAAAGAGCTTAACTTTGTGGCAAAGCTTGCAGACTCTGGATATAGGCGCTTGGTTGTATTTGGTTGAGATGATACTGGAAAACCAGCAAAGAATCATTCAGATTGCGGATTTTCTCAGCATGCAATTCGTTATATTAATGAAGTTCAGGTGCACCATGCCTCAGATACCACGTCTATTCTTGGTTTCGCTATTTTATTAGAAGTGCTGCTCTTAGAGTCCACTGAATTGAAAGGTTCTTTCTCCATGGGAACTTGATGGAGAAAGTCTAAATGCTTTCTAAGAGTGTTTTGATGTTCTGTCGTTGCCTCAATGTGCTTTTTCTTGTGATTAATTATATCTACTTGGATTGGCTCTATGCATTATGCTATTGGTATGCTCATCTGATTTACGATTTCCTTGCCCAGTGAAATGAATTTCTTAATGTAAATGAAGCTGGATACTTTTAATATTGGTTACTGGATCACCTTCATCTGCCAACGGCTCattcattttcctttattttcttggaTTCCAAGCGAAGATAACTGACAAAAGAAACAAGTagttttaaaatgataaaaactTCCCAGTTCCCGCCGTTAACCATGTTGATTATTTATTGATCTCCATAGCAACGCACCACATTAGGGTCCCAGTAAGAATGCAAAAGACTTGTTTGCCATACTTGAGTGAAGATGATTCTTTGATGTGCAAAATTTATGGCAAGAGGGTGAATTTAGAAGCTTTGATGAAGAGTGCAAGTTTCTCCCTGGGGATTGGACATAGAAATCTTGTTAGGGTAATAACTTCATGCTCTAATGTTCACCAGTTCAAAGTGTTTTTTTTGTAGCATGCCCCATAGAAGCCTTGAAAATCGGTTGTTTTGTAATTTATTTCTTGAATCTGATTCCAAGAGTGAGCATAATGGTAGCTGTTGCGCTAACTTTAGAAATATATTCATCGGGGTAAACCGGAGCCATTGTACACCGATCGAACCAAAACCCAATCATGTCCTTCAATTCGAGATGAAGATATGGGGTGCACATGTGACTACATTACAAAATTTTGGGCACATTGCATCAGGTAATCCCTTCCAAACTCCACTTGCTAAGCTTTTACAATGCATATTGTATTGCTTGCATGAAAAAGAaagggatttttctttttttcgttTTATTTTTTCTATAGAGACAATAAATACTTCAGGAATGATTTGCTAATTGGGGGTGCTCACCAGGAGGAAACCCACTGATAATTTCCCCGCAGACTTGAGTTAGAGGTAGAGGGTGCACGCAAAATTTCCATGGGATATGATGAAGTGCAAACTAGAGAAAAGATTTGGCATCATGCATTTCGCTTACTAGCAAaagaatatattttattatttattcccATTCACATTCTTTTGTTTGGaaatgcacaataaaatatacaGTGCAAACAACTAAAGGAAATAGATACAGCCCTGAGATCACCACAAAGAAAATCAATAGCCAAGCTCACTAGGCATCAGTGGCTTGCTAAGGTTAGCAACTACAACGATTCCTATGAACACAAGTGTGGAATGACCAAATATTGGAATGTATTAATCAGCATCAgaaaaaataaaaagacaaatgatATATATTAAGATGAGTTTGGTCATCAAACTGAGCAAaatgctatactgatatgctctCCACTTGGTGGGAAAAAAGTGCTACACAGAACAAAAACTCCTACGATTGGATGGTGATGACCCATTCCAATTGATCAAGAATGGTGTGCATTCAGCAGTGCTCGATACACTTTGTCAATAAATTGATTGTCCTAACATAGGAAAGAAAGCTTGTTAGATGTGCAAGGAAATACAGCAATAACAAGATTGAGAATCAGAGCAGATGTGTTGCACTGATATTAAGAGAACAACATCATCATTTGAGCTATGACGAAAAAAACCAGACTCCATAACAGCCTATGACATCTACAAAGGAGGGGACAGAGAAGAAGTGCTTAAACAGACAATGAGCAAATGACAACTGTTAATATTTTGCTAGGCCTACTGGCAGGAGTGACCAACATTGTTTGGCTTACATTTTTGCTGCATGATTATATTACGTAGCTTCAGATCTATGGACAGTCAATTCTCCATTATGCTTTAAGCATGTAGTGAATCAAAGATTATCAGTCATGGGGGAGGGAGTGGGCTTGGtcacttttttattttcctttctttgtgAACCTTAACCAACATAAGCATGATTCAGTTTCAACTCTGACTtcaatcaatttatcatattCACTGCTAGAGAAACTAACCTGAACAAGCACCAGAAGTGCATCTCGAACTTTATCTTTGCTAATAACTGGTCCATAATTTGCAGTAGGAACAGAGGCAGGAGTGAGAGATGGTGGAGGATTGGGTGGTGGAAATGGTTGAAGCAATGGAGCTCCATACGGGCATCGTAGACTCACAGTAGGATTAAGTGGAGCAGTAGGAATGGATGAAGAGACAGGCGGCATCATCCGTGCAGAAGATAACGGTGGAGGAACAAAAAATGAAGAAGGCTTTACAAGATTAGTGGTTTGGTTGCCGGTGCTTTTGGCATGAGGGACATCGAGGATTGCCATTAAAGGAGTAGATGGTGACAAGGAAGGAGATGGTATTTGCAAGCTTGGCACAGTGGCAGTGGGTACACTAGCTGGATGGGAAGGTAAAGGGACCAGAGTTGAAGATCGGCGAGGTTGCCCAACAGCTGTCACATTTGAAGCATTCCCAAAAGTCGTTGCTGTCTGTGATCATGCCAGGCAAGTCTTTAGTCCTCACCACATAAGATGAGGTTACAGAAGATGAACTTTGAAAGTGGATAATAGGTCATTTatcaattcatcattaagcaatATTATGCAGAAAGCATTTTAAACAAGAAGCTGATACACTACTAAtaaaacaagaaagaaaaagCATAAGCATTTAGTGCTCTTAATAAGTACAACAAAATTAACAATTAGTACTGTAAATTTTGCAATAAAGAGTTTTTAATGTTATATCAATGTGAATTAAGGTCTAGATAGAAGTGAAGAAAAACATCCTAGTAATGACTGACAACCAATTATAATATGGTGCTTTAACACAGCATGAAGTGCATAATGCTTAGCAAACAAACCTCTAGAGATTGCTTTGGCATCCAAACTAAGGGTCATAACAAGTGCAATCTAATTCTAATTATTAAGAGCATCTCATGACATGAGCCACAAGTGATTACATAAACAGTCAGAAGAAAAATTTAGATCATTAACAACAAAAAGATTTACATAGCATTGATTACAATTTTCATCTCAATAGAACTCCTGAAATTCTAGGAATACaggaaaattttatatttcttccGAAAAATTTGAAAACTTCCACAAAATGGCATCATGTCATATGTAAGTTAAAAcatcttaacaaaaagtgttgtagcTCATATAGAATGCCATAGATAAGTACTAGATCCACAAAAATAAAATAGGAATGTACTTACACTAAAGAAGTTCACAAAGGCCGGATCATCTGGCAGATCAGTGACATTGGAAGCAGTTGATGCTGGTGGCTCCAGAGGACCATCCATAACAGCCATAGTTGGTACAGCTTCCAGTTCCTCAAAATCACTGTGATTAGACATTTTGTTAACTTTAAAACCAGGAAAATGAAAGGATTCTAGCACATGGTCATTCAACCTGATAAGATCGTCTTTAAGGTTGAATCTCTACATGTGTTATAAATGGGCGAGGTTAAAGCCATCAATAGTTTTTGACCTTCACATCAAAGCCAAACTTTGCCAGTTCCCAGACCATCACATTTTTATGCCATTGATAATAATAAATACATGTGTGTGTGTGTCCTTGTGTTAACCTACGCCAGAAGTCTAAGGACTGTTATCATGCAAGATTAAGAAGAATGCCAGCCATTCAATGAgaaaatttttgttatttaatatAAAGAAAAGCAAAACAAGATGATTTATATATTTCAACAACTTGTTAAGAAAAGGAAcatcattttaaatttaaaagaataTATGATTTCCTTTTAGTTGGTGATACCTTTGACTTCTGAGGAACTTTGAAGTAGGCACCAAGTATGCTGGGCATGCCAAAAACATAGATGATAGATTGACTTGCATGTTGCTAAGAATTAAGATTAACACATACGTTCCATGGCGGCTTAACATTCAAATTGATATGCATACAGCATCCACATAGGAATCAATAAAGAATATCCAAAAAACCAACCTAAAAGGACCTATAACAGAGTATATCACCAAATAAGTAAATGTCAGAGGATTTGTCTTACTTATCTAGGAATATAAAACAATAGATGTACTGATCCACAATGACAAGAATACAAAAAACAATATTGATTATGAGATTATATTATGCTATGCTAGAGCTATGAAAATATATTACTTGTGCTGCGGACGTATGTCAACATGCAACAACATTGAATTCTTTGGTCCCAATTGTATGACAATAGACACTGTGATTTCCTACTATGAGATTTATCTATTTTCAACTCCATACAGACTTGTTAGTAAAAAAACATATTCAACATACTAACAAGGCCACTCTAATTGTCAGAGCCAGACGTTCTTGAAAATTTGCAATCAAGCTCATTAATGGGTTTATAGTAGTTTTAATAAACAGAATGAATCAAATGTAAACTGCACCTTCTCAGTAAGTCAATCCACCATTCTTCATATATATCAAATGCTCATTGCCCTAGGTCCTCATCCAACAGGGTACTACAATGGATGACTTGGACATAGCCCTAACTTTAGCTATTTTGCATGAAGATACCGCTCTCATGACTCGAAGCATGTGTTTGCAACTTTGAATTGGGCTGCTTGAGGATTTTACCACTGTGCCAGAAAAATAGCTCCTTTTTTTCCTGACATAACGACTTGACTAAGCATTATATAGATCCTAAACAACTCCATTTTGGTCAGTGAATAATTGTGAAAGCATAGCCAAATTACAGAGAAGAAAAGTAACAAAAAGGTTTTACAAGATGCAGATCACCAAAAAAGTGGTCAACAGGCAACCAATTACAAATCAAAAAGCCCATGCCAGGATGATACTTCAATCAACGATGCCAATCACAAGCATCCATATAACTAAGGCAATATGAAATCTCAATAAACAGCCTTCATCAAAGATGGCAATTTTACCTGCTACAAAGATTTGCAACTTCTTCACATTCACTTGCATTGTAGAACCAAATGCCATTCATTTCTTGGGCAGCATTTCGATATAAGAGATATGGAACCTGGACCTCATACTCAAAGTCCCCCAAAAGAATTTCAAACAAATTATCTGGTTGCACCAACATAATGAAGCTCATTCAAGCAAACAAACTAATTCATGATCGTAATCAGGTAATTTGAAGGTATCGGAATCATTTAAAATTCGCAAAAAATTACAAACCAGTGATGTGAAATAAAATCCTATTTAAGATCTAAGAACTGCACAAAAAAGTTCACTGATGATACCAAATGATCAATTTGTATAGAGTACAAAAGCTATCCTATAAATTTTACAGAAAGACCAAGTAGCAGTGTTATTAAATGATCTATTTAATACAATGAACAAAATGCTGTCCAACAAGTGAAAAAATATGCTAAAGAACAAAAATTTCAAACTGAAAACAAGATAGTACCCCCTTCATTGATATCGTATTAAAATTAATCACAATGAGAAACTTCTCAAACAAAATGTTGACTGTCCATTTATAACCTTTTGTTTGATGTGTTTAAGTCTTTTACATCATCACCTAAGCCGATATCACCTTCCcatcattaaagattatgacttTTAATCTATTAACAAGTAAAATGCAACTAGATCTCTATTTGTATGTATCTTTGAAAATAAAGCTAAATATCAGGCTTTCAACGAGACACATCTGATTCTCAGTACTTGAAAAATCTATTGACATATCGTCTTGTATCCGTCTATCCTGATAAAACTTGAATCCCATTATTTGCAACAAGTTAATGACAATTGACAAGGCCTTTCACTTAGATTTTGAAGATAGACCTaagtatttcatttttttttacgcTGTAAGATGGGTACACAAATGGAAATTAGAAGATGAAATACTTAAAAATCAAGTGAACAAAGATAAGAATATTCATCTTGCACCACATCTCAGTGGTCAATCAGTAGACAAGACAAAAAAGGATATCAAATCACGTTAGTAGCATTCCCAATAATCACATTAACTAAACTGAACTCCATACTTTTTTCTCATTACTATAAAAAATAGACCAATCCAATAATTCATACAACAAAAGAGAATGAAGTATATAAACATGCACAAACCTCTATTCCGCCGGTTCATCACGATGAACTGAAAACGAGGCTGTGTATTCCTGAAATGGATACAAGTGCAGCAAAACAAAATCCATCACTAATTTCCACTCacagaaagggaaaaaaaattttcaacaaGTGCATAGAAAAGCTCACCTCTTGATGACAAAGAGAGATCCTTCCACGTCTTTGCGACTCTGCCCAAAAACAAATGAGGGCGAGAACTGGAGCCAGTAATAacatatgtaaatgtgtatttaTAGAGAGAGCGTCGAACCCATTGGCTGAGTTCGATATTGAACTGATAGAAGGTGACGTGAGCAGCAGTGATGAGAATTTCCTCGACAAAAGGGTCAATTCGTTGAAGAACTGTTAAGTTAAGGAGCTTTGTGCTGTGTTGGTCTAGATTGGGCATCAATTTGCCGTTTTGAGAcacttttttatttcaattttgaatCTCCCAAACGCAATCCCTAGAAGTTCATGAGGATGAAATGACACGATTATGCGAGCGCACGGCTCAGCTTCTTTGCGAAGATTTTTCTCGAATTTACTGAAATGACCCTTACAAATAACAAATTGTACTTCAATTAATGAGTACACAATAAATATTTAGCAAAATAGcatttttcatttatataataattttaattttatataaaaaagagtcttataatatttaaataaacatttatattatctatttatattttttaaacaatatatttattattttaattataaatatcttAATAAATTATACATAACTGTTGATAgtaaaattattgaattaaatttataaattcaaacttttatatttaatatttatattgaaatttatgtaaagttaattaaaataataaatataaatattattttttaaattttaaattcataataatgtttttaaaaaaatagttttttttttttaaattgtaaatttgtaaaagtaaatttcataattaaaaaaatatatattttattacataaaaattcttgatttcaattttaaccattaaacaaatttactaataaaaaattagatataattgtaaattttttaaaaagatctgctttttaatattaattagaaaattataagcTGATTCAAAACTAGTACAACTACAAACATCAAGCAATTCTCTATGAATGTACGTGAGAATCAGCTGTCTGTTGGGAGTGGATTAACAGGTTGGGTAGAATCACAATATCATAGTTCATAAAGTATATTTCAAGCATTGAGCTATGAGAACACTTTAACATAAACTAGTAGTCCATTTATTGATTGAACTTCAAAATAACATATTTTTAAGTTTCAGCAACAGTTTCGGTTTGAATTCGACCAGGTCATTCTCAAGTTACAATGTCAGCAACGGAAAGGCAATTTAATCCTACGACAGGTTCACGTTCTGCTTCTGACATGGCAGTGGCTTGTTCATTCAGTTGCTTTGCCTTTGCGCCTGCTACTGCCAGTTTCCAAGAGGTAACAAACCATTGAATCCACATCATCACCGAATATGCTGTAAGCCTCCATCACTTGCAGATAGCTGAATCCCATCGACAGAACCATCTGCATACTACTGCTGAGAACATTATCCTGCAAACTCTGTGCCCTCACCTTCGTTTCACCGCCCGATGATCCTATTTTTCCAAATGACACAGTATGTAAATTTAGTTCTCCCCAAGTATGTTACAAGTTAATAATGAAGATTATGCAGAATTCATAGATTTTAACTTATTATTTGCTAACAGTTTCACAGTTTCATTGTTTTCGGATTGATTTGATTGAATTATTATCCCATATGATATATCTATGTACTTACTAGTTCCAGAAGATGATGGTTCAGCACCAGAAGTAGAAGATTCTTTGTGACCAAGCTGCAGCTTCAACTTGTCATTGGCAAGATACTCTGCACGAGAAGCTTCCATCACCATTCGTTCAATCTCCTTCTCAGTAAGCTCAAGATCCGAGTAAAACCGCCCCTCTGCTAAAAGTGCCTGTCAATGAGTATCAGGAAGAACCCAAGATCATGTTAGAAACCCAGCAATCTCAGATTATATGCGTGATATAAACTGTATAACAACAATAAAAATACTTGCATTATCAATCTGCTGATCCTGTTGAGCTTTGATTGCAGCTTTGACCTGATCCTTGTCCACACTCGTCTGCAGAGTAAATACAATTGTTTTGAGTGTTAGCAACATATATCTTTTTTAAATGTACCAGCCtactatcaaaaaaaaaaaagatggggtTAGTTCTGAAAAACCATAAATCCCATCTAAAGTAAATTTTCCAGTCATTGGCATGTTTCACTCTTACAATGAAAATTAGTCTCTCCTTTGCTTATCACTAAAAAATAAACCCTCCCCTTAAAAAACAAAAACTGAAAGGATGGAGTAGCTCCAGCTTAATAGCATGGAAAGAAATGTGATTATTTCATATTATGTAACAATTACAAATGAGATTTTCATACATTTATGATCATTTAAACCTTTACCCTGCCTAATCTATCACATTTTACATGCAGGCAGAAAGGTCAAATATCCAACCAATCATTAACTCACAAGGTAA contains:
- the LOC110663164 gene encoding mRNA-decapping enzyme-like protein — encoded protein: NKKVSQNGKLMPNLDQHSTKLLNLTVLQRIDPFVEEILITAAHVTFYQFNIELSQWSRKDVEGSLFVIKRNTQPRFQFIVMNRRNRDNLFEILLGDFEYEVQVPYLLYRNAAQEMNGIWFYNASECEEVANLCSSILGAYFKVPQKSKVSPTKSDFEELEAVPTMAVMDGPLEPPASTASNVTDLPDDPAFVNFFSTATTFGNASNVTAVGQPRRSSTLVPLPSHPASVPTATVPSLQIPSPSLSPSTPLMAILDVPHAKSTGNQTTNLVKPSSFFVPPPLSSARMMPPVSSSIPTAPLNPTVSLRCPYGAPLLQPFPPPNPPPSLTPASVPTANYGPVISKDKVRDALLVLVQDNQFIDKVYRALLNAHHS